The DNA segment CGCGATAACCCTTGGCGGCCTTGTAGACTTTCTTGTGCTTGGCGTGGGCGGTCACACCGCGTTTGACGCGAGCCATGACGGAGCTCCTTGAAATTCGGAAAAATGGGTGACGGATCGCCGCGCGAACGGCGTGGCGTTAGGCGCGATCAGGCGTTCGGCAGGAAGTACTTCTTGACGTTGTCGCCGTCGGTCTTGAACAGCACGCGCGTGCCGCGCAGCTGCCTGATCTGCTTCTTCGTCCGCTTGATCATGCCATGGCGCTTGCCGCGCTGGGCGTGCAGGACTTTGCCTGTGGCAGTCACCTTGAAGCGCTTTTTAGCGCCCGACTTGGTCTTCAGCTTGGGCATTTGGCTCTCCTAATTGCCGCAGAAAAACCCGCCGAAAACGGCGTCCTTGCGGCTAAAATGCTCGTTAGAGCGTTGAAAGTGCTCAGGTTTTTACGTCAACCGACAAAACCCGCACGGTCATCGCCACGGCAGCCCTATTCAGCCGGGCGATGAAGGTCGCGCTTATGGCAGAACAACTTCATTTTGGCAACGATGAACCGCCAAATCAGCTTCGCCGACTGATGTCAGGATGCCGACATTGGCACCGCCAACATCAGCCGCAGGGCAGGACAAAATGAGCATTTCAGCCCAATCGATTACCTCTTTTTCGAATTTCAAACGGAGCGGCTTCGCACGGGGCGCTTTTGCCCTCGCGATAACAGCTTTTGCCGCCGCGACCGCGAGCCCGGCATCGGCCGGCCCCCGGCCGGGCGCCTATGACGGCAACTGGAACGTGACCTTCACCACCAGGGCCGGCAATTGCTCTTCGACCAACAGCGCGCCCTTTGCCGTATCCGGTACCCAGGTTTCATCGGCCGGCGGCGGCAAGGTGACGGGCGGCGTGCGCCCCAACGGGACCTTGGCCGTCAATATCTCGGTCGGTATGTCGCATGCGAGCGGCACAGGTCGGCTGGCCGGCAATTCCGGCGCCGGCCGCTGGAGCGGCGTCATCACCGGCGACAAGTGCAGCGGCACCTGGGTGGCGACCAGAACCTAGCATCGTCGTCGCGTCCCCGGCGCCGTCATTGCGAAGAGCGAAAGCGACGAAGCAATCGCTGGATTGCTTCGCTATCGCTCGCAATGACGAGATTGCGGCCGTGCCAACCGTCGGTGGTTATGGGTGCCCGCGCCAGTGCGCAATTGCGCACAAGGCGGGGACGACCATTGAGGGGTCAATCAGCGCGGCGCCAGAACCATGACGACCTGGCGGCCTTCAAATCGAGCGTCCTGCTCGACCTTGGCAAACTCTGCGACGTCGGTCTTGATCTTGTCGAGAAGCTTGGTGCCGATTTCCTGGTGCGCCATTTCACGGCCGCGGTAGCGCAAGGTGATCTTGACCTTGTCGCCTTCCTCGAAGAAGCGCTGCATGGCGCGCATTTTCACGTCGTAGTCGTGATCGTCGATCATCGGCCGGAGCTTGATCTCCTTGATTTCGACGGTCTTCTGTTTCTTGCGGGCTTCAGCCGCTTTCTTCTGCGCCGAGTACTTGTACTTCCCGTAGTCCATGATCTTGCAGACGGGAGGACTGACGTTCGGCGAAATCTCAACGAGATCCATTCCGGCATCGATCGCCATTTTGATGGCGGCGATCGTCTCGACCGTGCCCTGGTTCGTGCCGTTCTGGTCGATTAGCTGAACCGTTGCGTTGCGGATCTCATCATTGGTGCGCGGCCCGTCTTTGGCAACTGCGGGCGGGGCTCTATTGGGACGGCGAATGGGTGGTTCTCCAAAATTGTGAGCGAAGGTCGTAGTTTGAAGGAATAAGGCGTTGCGGGCAAGCAAACTTGCCCTTTGGCCGCCAAAAAGCATCAAATGCGAGGCTTTTGGGCCACGCGAGATGTTTCGACCGGCGAGATAGGACGAAGCCAAACCTTCCGCAAGCACCATAACGCACAAGGTCGCATTTGGTCCCGGCATCTGGTTGACGTGACTTGACCGCTCGCGCACAGAGACGTTCGGAGTGACGATCCCATGACCAGCCCCGAAACGAGCCCGGAAACTCCCCGTTTGATCGAAGTCGGCCAGACCGATGCAATTCGTCGCATCGCGGTCCGCGTCCGGGAAGGGGCCCAGCCCGGACTTTTCTGGCTCGGCGGCTTCAAGTCGGACATGCAGGGCACCAAGGCCGTGGCGCTGGACGCATGGGCGGCCGAGCGCAAACGCGCCTGTGTCCGGTTCGATTATTCCGGTCATGGCGAATCCGGCGGTGATTTCGTCGATGGCACCATCGGCCAGTGGCTGGAAGAGAGTGTTGCGGTATTCGAGCGATTTTGCGCCGGACCGCAGGTGGTGATCGGTTCCTCGATGGGCGGCTGGATGGCGCTGCTGCTGGCGCGGGAGCTTGCCAGGCGCAAGGAATCCGGAAGTCAGCCCACGCGCGCCTCGCTCAAGGGGCTGGTGCTGATCGCGCCGGCGCCGGATTTTACCGAGGAACTGATGTGGAAGGGGTTTTCGCCGGAAATCCGCCACCAGATCGAAACGTCAGGCGTGTGGCTGCGTCCGTCCGAATATGGCGATCCCTATCCGATCACCCGCAATCTGATCGAGGAGGGCCGCAAGCACCTCCTGCTCGGCGGCTCGATCGAGGTCGGCTGTCCCGTGCATATCCTGCAAGGCGCGCAGGACCCCGACGTGCCATGGAAACACGCCTTCGCGCTGACCCACCGCTTGCCGGCCGAAGATGTGGTGCTGACCATGATCCAGGACGGTGATCATCGCCTGTCGCGGCCGCAGGACATTGCGCGGATTCTCGCAGCCGTGGCGGAGTTCTAGTTTTTTGTTTGACGCGTTTTCTTCACGCGAACCGGTACCCACTTCGCTTGAAAACGCTTTTGGGGAGGGAACGTCATGACGACGCAAGAACTGCTGCGTGCGTTTTGCGACGCCGTCGAACAGCGCAACGGTAAAGCCTTTGCCGATTTGTTTTCGGAGGACGGCGTCTATCACGACGTGTTCTACGGCGCCTTCGAGGGCCGCGCCAAAATAGCCGAGATGATCGATGAGGTGTTTTATCGTACTGCGACCGATTTCCGCTGGGACATGCATTCCCCGCTCAGCGACGGAGAGCAGCTCTACGCGCATTACACGTTCAGCTACCGCTCGACGCTGCCTGAGGCAAAAGGCGCGCGCGTAATGTTCGAGGGTGTGGCGATGATGAAGCTGCGTGATGGCAAGATCGCCAGCTATCACGAGGTCGCCAACACCGCGCCGGCCTTCGTTGACATGAACTTTGCGCCGGAGCGCATCGTCAGGATCCTTGCCAGGCAGGGCGCGGCGCTGAAAGCGCGGCCGGAGATGCGGCGGCACCTCGCTTAGGATCGTCCCGCAATCCATTCCGCGTGCACGCCCTCGTCAGTCTCCGCGGCAGCATTGCACGCAAGTGCCGCAAAACGATCGCGGCCTGCCAGTTGCGACAGTGCCCATACCGCCGCGCCGCGCACGATCGGGCTTGCATCGGCGAGTAGTCGCTCGGCCTCGCTTGCCAGTGAGGCGTCGTTCGAGTTACCGATCGCGATCAGCACGTTGCGGATGAAGCGGTCGCGGCCGATGCGCTTGACCGGCGATTTTGAAAACAGACTGCGAAACGCTGCATCGTCGAGCCGCGCCAGCGACGAGAGCTCGGGCGCACGTAGCGCCGCGCGGGCTGAGAGCTTCGCTTCATGGCCAACTCGCGCAAACTTGTTCCATGGGCAGACCGCAAGGCAATCGTCGCATCCGTAGATCCGATTGCCGATGGCTTTGCGGAATTCGTGTGGGATCGGTCCCTTGTTCTCGATCGTGAGATAGGAAATGCAGCGCCGCGCATCGAGCTTGTACGGCGCAGGGAAAGCGGCTGTCGGACAGATGTCGAGGCAACTCCGGCATGAGCCGCAGTGGTCGGTGTCAGGCT comes from the Bradyrhizobium erythrophlei genome and includes:
- the rpmI gene encoding 50S ribosomal protein L35; its protein translation is MPKLKTKSGAKKRFKVTATGKVLHAQRGKRHGMIKRTKKQIRQLRGTRVLFKTDGDNVKKYFLPNA
- the infC gene encoding translation initiation factor IF-3, with translation MRRPNRAPPAVAKDGPRTNDEIRNATVQLIDQNGTNQGTVETIAAIKMAIDAGMDLVEISPNVSPPVCKIMDYGKYKYSAQKKAAEARKKQKTVEIKEIKLRPMIDDHDYDVKMRAMQRFFEEGDKVKITLRYRGREMAHQEIGTKLLDKIKTDVAEFAKVEQDARFEGRQVVMVLAPR
- a CDS encoding alpha/beta hydrolase, producing MTSPETSPETPRLIEVGQTDAIRRIAVRVREGAQPGLFWLGGFKSDMQGTKAVALDAWAAERKRACVRFDYSGHGESGGDFVDGTIGQWLEESVAVFERFCAGPQVVIGSSMGGWMALLLARELARRKESGSQPTRASLKGLVLIAPAPDFTEELMWKGFSPEIRHQIETSGVWLRPSEYGDPYPITRNLIEEGRKHLLLGGSIEVGCPVHILQGAQDPDVPWKHAFALTHRLPAEDVVLTMIQDGDHRLSRPQDIARILAAVAEF
- a CDS encoding nuclear transport factor 2 family protein, whose product is MTTQELLRAFCDAVEQRNGKAFADLFSEDGVYHDVFYGAFEGRAKIAEMIDEVFYRTATDFRWDMHSPLSDGEQLYAHYTFSYRSTLPEAKGARVMFEGVAMMKLRDGKIASYHEVANTAPAFVDMNFAPERIVRILARQGAALKARPEMRRHLA